The following are from one region of the Nicotiana tomentosiformis chromosome 7, ASM39032v3, whole genome shotgun sequence genome:
- the LOC104117271 gene encoding protochlorophyllide reductase, chloroplastic-like isoform X1, producing MALQAASLLPSVLSIHKEQGKSSITLKDSSLFGVALSYNLKSKFSPPAAWNKELTKKIAVVPPIRAQTAATTPAVNQSTSEQKKTLRKGNVIITGASSGLGLATAKAIGETGDWHVIMACRDFLKAEKAAKSVGIPKDNYTVMHLDLASLESVRQFVDTFRRSGRPLDALVCNAAVYFPTAKEPTFTADGFELSVGTNHLGHFLLSRLLLDDLKKSDYPQKRLIIVGSITGNTNTLAGNVPPKANLGDLRGLAGGLNSLNCSPMIDGGEFDGAKAYKDSKVCNMLTMQEFHRRFHEETGIAFASLYPGCIAETGLFRNHIPLFRALFPSFQKYITKGYVSEAEAGKRLAQVVRDPSLSKSGVYWSWNNTSSSFENQLSKEASDAEKARKLWEVSEKLVGLA from the exons ATGGCTCTCCAAGCAGCATCTCTGCTTCCTTCTGTACTTTCTATCCACAAAGAG CAGGGTAAATCAAGTATCACTCTCAAGGACAGTAGCCTCTTTGGTGTTGCATTGTCTTACAATCTAAAATCAAAATTCAGTCCTCCTGCTGCATGGAACAAG GAATTGACAAAGAAAATAGCAGTTGTACCTCCTATTAGAGCACAAACAGCTGCTACCACACCAGCAGTCAACCAGTCTACCTCAGAACAGAAGAAAACCCTCAGGAAAGGCAATGTGATAATTACAGGAGCCTCCTCTGGTCTAGGACTAGCTACAGCAAAGGCTATAGGTGAAACAGGAGATTGGCACGTTATAATGGCCTGCAGGGACTTCCTCAAGGCTGAGAAAGCAGCAAAATCAGTGGGCATTCCAAAGGATAACTACACTGTCATGCATCTGGACCTCGCTTCCCTTGAAAGTGTCCGCCAATTTGTAGATACTTTCCGACGTTCAGGGAGGCCACTTGATGCGCTAGTCTGCAATGCTGCAGTGTATTTTCCTACTGCTAAAGAGCCAACTTTTACTGCTGATGGGTTTGAGCTTAGTGTAGGTACCAACCATCTCGGACATTTCCTGCTTTCAAGGTTGCTGCTAGATGACCTCAAGAAATCCGATTACCCACAAAAGCGTCTTATAATTGTTGGCTCCATTACAG GAAACACAAACACTTTGGCTGGAAACGTGCCACCAAAGGCTAATCTCGGAGATCTGCGAGGACTTGCAGGAGGGTTGAATAGTTTAAACTGCTCACCCATGATTGATGGAGGAGAATTTGATGGCGCCAAAGCCTACAAAGACAGCAAAGTCTGTAACATGCTTACCATGCAAGAGTTTCATAGGCGTTTCCACGAGGAGACTGGCATTGCCTTTGCTTCCCTTTATCCCGGCTGCATTGCTGAAACTGGTTTGTTTAGGAATCACATTCCCTTGTTCAGGGCTCTCTTCCCATCATTTCAGAAGTACATAACCAAAGGTTATGTATCTGAAGCAGAAGCAGGAAAAAGACTTGCACAG GTCGTACGTGATCCAAGCCTTTCAAAGTCTGGTGTCTACTGGAGTTGGAACAACACCTCCTCCTCGTTTGAGAACCAGCTCTCAAAAGAAGCCAGTGATGCAGAAAAGGCACGGAAGCTATGGGAGGTCAGTGAGAAGCTTGTTGGACTGGCTTAA
- the LOC104117271 gene encoding protochlorophyllide reductase, chloroplastic-like isoform X2, with amino-acid sequence MALQAASLLPSVLSIHKEGKSSITLKDSSLFGVALSYNLKSKFSPPAAWNKELTKKIAVVPPIRAQTAATTPAVNQSTSEQKKTLRKGNVIITGASSGLGLATAKAIGETGDWHVIMACRDFLKAEKAAKSVGIPKDNYTVMHLDLASLESVRQFVDTFRRSGRPLDALVCNAAVYFPTAKEPTFTADGFELSVGTNHLGHFLLSRLLLDDLKKSDYPQKRLIIVGSITGNTNTLAGNVPPKANLGDLRGLAGGLNSLNCSPMIDGGEFDGAKAYKDSKVCNMLTMQEFHRRFHEETGIAFASLYPGCIAETGLFRNHIPLFRALFPSFQKYITKGYVSEAEAGKRLAQVVRDPSLSKSGVYWSWNNTSSSFENQLSKEASDAEKARKLWEVSEKLVGLA; translated from the exons ATGGCTCTCCAAGCAGCATCTCTGCTTCCTTCTGTACTTTCTATCCACAAAGAG GGTAAATCAAGTATCACTCTCAAGGACAGTAGCCTCTTTGGTGTTGCATTGTCTTACAATCTAAAATCAAAATTCAGTCCTCCTGCTGCATGGAACAAG GAATTGACAAAGAAAATAGCAGTTGTACCTCCTATTAGAGCACAAACAGCTGCTACCACACCAGCAGTCAACCAGTCTACCTCAGAACAGAAGAAAACCCTCAGGAAAGGCAATGTGATAATTACAGGAGCCTCCTCTGGTCTAGGACTAGCTACAGCAAAGGCTATAGGTGAAACAGGAGATTGGCACGTTATAATGGCCTGCAGGGACTTCCTCAAGGCTGAGAAAGCAGCAAAATCAGTGGGCATTCCAAAGGATAACTACACTGTCATGCATCTGGACCTCGCTTCCCTTGAAAGTGTCCGCCAATTTGTAGATACTTTCCGACGTTCAGGGAGGCCACTTGATGCGCTAGTCTGCAATGCTGCAGTGTATTTTCCTACTGCTAAAGAGCCAACTTTTACTGCTGATGGGTTTGAGCTTAGTGTAGGTACCAACCATCTCGGACATTTCCTGCTTTCAAGGTTGCTGCTAGATGACCTCAAGAAATCCGATTACCCACAAAAGCGTCTTATAATTGTTGGCTCCATTACAG GAAACACAAACACTTTGGCTGGAAACGTGCCACCAAAGGCTAATCTCGGAGATCTGCGAGGACTTGCAGGAGGGTTGAATAGTTTAAACTGCTCACCCATGATTGATGGAGGAGAATTTGATGGCGCCAAAGCCTACAAAGACAGCAAAGTCTGTAACATGCTTACCATGCAAGAGTTTCATAGGCGTTTCCACGAGGAGACTGGCATTGCCTTTGCTTCCCTTTATCCCGGCTGCATTGCTGAAACTGGTTTGTTTAGGAATCACATTCCCTTGTTCAGGGCTCTCTTCCCATCATTTCAGAAGTACATAACCAAAGGTTATGTATCTGAAGCAGAAGCAGGAAAAAGACTTGCACAG GTCGTACGTGATCCAAGCCTTTCAAAGTCTGGTGTCTACTGGAGTTGGAACAACACCTCCTCCTCGTTTGAGAACCAGCTCTCAAAAGAAGCCAGTGATGCAGAAAAGGCACGGAAGCTATGGGAGGTCAGTGAGAAGCTTGTTGGACTGGCTTAA